GGATTCGCCGATCCGGCCCGCACGGGAGCCCGTCGGCGCTGCCGAAAACTGATCTGTTGGGCGACAGGCGTTTTCCGGCTCCGATGTGCCGGTTGTCTGGACCGGCGGCGCGGAGCCGGAAATCACCTGCCGACTGTGGTGGGCGTCGTCGTGATCAGAATGCGCTTCCGGTGCCGGGCAGGAAAAACCCGAGGCCCGGCCAGATGCCGAACGGGCTGCCCCAGTAGCCGAAGGGGTTGCCCCAGCCGCCATAACCGCCCCAACCCCCGTAGCCGCCACCGCGACCCCAGCCACCGCGACCCCAGCCGCCATGGCCCCAGCCCCCGTGGCCCCAGCCGCCGTGGATCTCCTCGCCCTGGTTCGTCTGCGTGACCGCGACCGAGGGCTCCTGTGCCAGCGCGGGTGCTGCCGTGACGGCGATGGGCGTCAGCGCGATCGCGGAAGCCAGCGCCACCCGGGCGATCACTCGCCGGGCACGTCCGGCGTCGACGTCTTGGATCATCGGTACTTCCTCACTTCGGTACGTATTGTCCAGTCAATGACCAACTGGTTGGTCTGGTCGACATCAATTCCCTCAGGAGGCAAGAGAACCAACCTCGCCGATTTATATCGTACCGTTAATCAACGGCACGTTCAATATGGCGCCATCGTACGGGAATTCGACGCTCTGGCCGTCGAACCGAATGGAATCGGGTCCCGCGTTGGCTGAATGTTCCGGCGCGCCGGCGCGTGGGTGGGTACGGTCGACGGCACCAGACATCGATGTAGGAGCCGACAACGATGACGAGTGCCGATGTGCTGACCGATGCTTTCGAACGGATTCGGGAGGTGGTGCACGAAGCGGTGGACGGGCTCGGCGAAGATGAGCTGGCCCACCGGATCGACCAGGGTGCCAACTCGATCGCGTGGCTCGTCTGGCATCTGACCCGGGTGCAGGACGACCACGTCTCCGAAGTCGCCGACGTTGAGCAGGTGTGGACGGCGCGGGGCTGGTCCGACCGGTTCGCCCTGCCGATCGATGGGAGGGCGACCGGATACGGTGACCGTCCCGTCGACGTCGCCGTCATTCGCGCCCCGGCCGAGCTGCTCACCGGCTACTACGACGCGGTGCACGAGCAGACGCTGCGCTTCGTCCGGAAACTGGGCGACAGCGACCTCGAACGGATCGTGGACATCCGATGGGATCCGCCGGTGACGCTCGGCGTCCGGCTGGTCAGCGTGATCTCCGACGATCTGCAGCATGCGGGCCAGGCCGCCTTCGTGCGCGGCGTCATCGAGCGGACGACATGACCCGGGCGTGAACCGGATGCGGCACGCACTGACGATGCGGTGACGTAAGTTG
The DNA window shown above is from Nocardia sp. NBC_01730 and carries:
- a CDS encoding mycothiol transferase, producing the protein MTSADVLTDAFERIREVVHEAVDGLGEDELAHRIDQGANSIAWLVWHLTRVQDDHVSEVADVEQVWTARGWSDRFALPIDGRATGYGDRPVDVAVIRAPAELLTGYYDAVHEQTLRFVRKLGDSDLERIVDIRWDPPVTLGVRLVSVISDDLQHAGQAAFVRGVIERTT